GCGCGCATACTGGAACTGCGGGGGGACCGAGGCCTCGTGTTCGGGGATCGTGCCCGGCTCGTTGTGCCAGGAGAGCGCGTCGTGCCCCATCAGGTCCATCGCGAGCTCGTAACATTGCTGGTTGATCTCGCTGCCGCGGATCTTCAGGATGCTCGACTCCGGCCCCGGCGCGTGCCCGAGCTCGGCCGAGGCGAGCGCCCGATAGTTCGTCATCTTGAGCGCGAGAAGCTCGATCTCGAGCCTCGCGATCCGCGAGCGCCACGCCGGGACCTCGAGCAGCGGCACGCCCCGCTCCGTCGTCGCCGCCGCGATCCGCTTCACGCGCCTGAGGACACGCGTGGACATGCCCACGGCCGCGATGTACGTGCGCTCGTGGCCGAGCAGCGCCTTGGCCAGGGTCCAGCCGCCGTGCAGCGGGCCGACGAGGTTCTCCCCGGGGACGACGACGTTCTCGAAGAACGTATCACAAAACGCGGGCGTCCCTGCGGTCGTGAGCGTCGGCCGCGCCGTGACGCCGGGCGTCTTCATGTCGACGAGGAAGAAGCTGATCCCCGACTGCTTCTTCGCGGTCTTGTCGGTCCGCGCGAGCACGAAGATCCAGTCGGCGTATTGCGCGTACGTCGTCCACGTCTTCTGCCCATTGAGCACATAATTGCCCTTTCCGTCGGGGTCGGCGGAGAGCTTGAGCGAGGCGAGGTCGCTTCCGGCGTTCGGCTCCGAATACCCCTGGCACCAGACCTCCTCGCCCGCGACGATCTTCGGCAAGAAGCGCCTCCGCTGGGCGTCGGTGCCGAACTGCAGGATGAGGGGGCCGACCATCATGAGGCCAAAAGGCGAGAGCGACGGGGCGCCGGCGAGCTCGAGCTCCTCGGTGAGGATGAAGCGGCGCGTGACGTCGAGCCCGGCGCCGCCCCATTCCGCGGGCCAATGGGGAGCGACCCAGCCCTTCGCGTGGAGGATCCGGTGCCACGCCATGATCTCGTCGTGCTCGAAATGCCCGTCGACGGCCGCTTTCTCGCGGATGCGCGGAGGCATGGCCTCCCGGATCCACGCGCGGACCTCGTCGCGGAAGGCGATCTGCTCAGGGGTGAAGGACAGGTCCATCAGGCTCTCCAGCGTCCGGTTCTAGTGCGAACGGAGGCCGGAGGGAAGTTGAAAAGGCGCGGGCTCACCCCGCGCCGAGCCGCCGGAGGTGCGGTCGCCCTCCGGGTTCCTCGACGACGACCCAGGGGGGCGCGGCGGTGGGGTTCACACGGTGATACCGAAGGACATCAGGACGGCTTCCGCTGTCGATTGGAGCTCATCGGGCGCCTTCCCTGTCGCCACCCAGTCCGAGACCAGCGCTCGCAGCCTCCGGACGCGGTCCCGGTCTTCCTCGCGGACGACCATGTCGGTTGAAACCTCTTTCCCGACGATACCGTCGAGGGCGCGCTCCATCTCGTGTACGATCGTCACCCAATCGGGATCCGGGGTCGTGGCAGGATCGTCCCGCAGCGCCTTCACGAAGGCGGCGATGCAATTGATGCCTTCGGCGAGCGCGTTCGCCATGTCTCGATCACGTGTCATGGCTTCGTACCCTCATTTCTTTTCGAAATCGTAGCGGCAAAGCCATTTGCCGATCGGGTAGATGAGGGTGCAATTGTCACCGTTCGAGTACTGGTACGAACAGGTATAGGAGGGCCATCCGCCCTTGCACCAGTACAGGTCCCCGATCCCGCTCGAAGGGCTGTAGGGATGCGCGGCTCGATGGACGCAGTACGCCTTGATCGCGTGGCACTGCTCGACGCACGCGTCGCTTGCGGGCACCAAGCACCGAGCCTCCACCATCGCGTTACATTCGCCCTCGCCCAGAGGCGGCTCCGGCGGCTCATTTTGTGGTTCGAACGGCACCTGCCCATACCCACCCACGCCCACCCCCGTCGGCACGATCGGCCCGCCGCCCACTCCCGCCGTCTCGTACAGCTCCTCCCTCGGAAAACACTCCCCGTCCGTGTAATTGCACGCCATGAAGCACGAGCCCAGGACGGCCGCGATCGCCAGATATCCTTTCGTCCTGTTCACTTCGACCTCCATCGAAACACGGGACCCGCCACGAGCATGGCCGCCCATCCCCCGGGCAGGACGGCGCTCCGTCCACCCACCCAATCCACGTTCGCGCTCAGCGATACCCCGATGGCCCCGCCGAAATACACGTTCACCAGCGCGTGCCCACCCGGCGCAAGACCCGCGACGCGCCCGCACAACGTCTCACCACACGCGGGCATCGAGTAGAGCGAAATCGAAGGCCCCATCCGGGCGTCGCCGTCCTTCCACGTATACCCGAAGGCGGCCGACGTCTGGTTGTACACCCCCACCCCGAGCCTACCCGTCCCGGGCAACACGCTGCACAGGTCGTCCACGCCAAACGAGAAGCCGCTCTCCCCGCGCCACGACATCGCCACATGAGGGCTCACCCCGAAGCGCGGCAGGGTCCCGACGAGGAGCCCGCCCAGGCCCACGCCGCCGCTGAGCTCGTACGCCTCGGCTGGCGTCGCCGCTGTGAGCAGACCTGCGGACACGAGCAAAACCCCCGAACGCATGCGGACATCGACCCCAAGCAGGGACTGAAGCGCAGCCACGAAAGCGAGTCAACAAGTCCCTCCCACGCGCCCGGAAGTCGCCCTCACGAGACCCGAAGACCCCCGCGCTCGACCCGAAGACGCCCTCACGAGACCCGAAGGTCTCGCGCGCTCGACCCGCAGACGCCCTCACGAGACCCCAAGGTCTCGCGCGCTCGACCCGAAGACGCCCTCACGAGACCCGAAGGTCTCGCGCGCTCGACCT
The window above is part of the Polyangium spumosum genome. Proteins encoded here:
- a CDS encoding acyl-CoA dehydrogenase family protein, producing MDLSFTPEQIAFRDEVRAWIREAMPPRIREKAAVDGHFEHDEIMAWHRILHAKGWVAPHWPAEWGGAGLDVTRRFILTEELELAGAPSLSPFGLMMVGPLILQFGTDAQRRRFLPKIVAGEEVWCQGYSEPNAGSDLASLKLSADPDGKGNYVLNGQKTWTTYAQYADWIFVLARTDKTAKKQSGISFFLVDMKTPGVTARPTLTTAGTPAFCDTFFENVVVPGENLVGPLHGGWTLAKALLGHERTYIAAVGMSTRVLRRVKRIAAATTERGVPLLEVPAWRSRIARLEIELLALKMTNYRALASAELGHAPGPESSILKIRGSEINQQCYELAMDLMGHDALSWHNEPGTIPEHEASVPPQFQYARAASIYGGSNEIQKNVIAKLILGLPS